The following is a genomic window from Marinobacter sp. NP-4(2019).
TGGAAAACTGGCTCAAGAGCGATTTCGCCAAGACCCTCGGGGCCGACCCCATGACCGGTGTTATCAGCCGTACCGTGCCCGCCGGATTTTTTGTTCGCCTGGACGTCAACGGCCTGGAAGGCTTTGTCAGCTGTCGTACCCTGGAAGGCAAGTACGGCTTTGATCCGGTCACCCTGCGACTCATCCACAACAAGAACGGCCGCATCTTCCAGTTGGAACAGCCGGTCACCGTGACCTTTGCGGACGTGGACGAGGAACGCAAGCAGATCAATTTCAGGCTGGTGGACGCCGAAGAAATCGCCCGGCCAGAGGAACCGCCGAAGGGTTGAAAAACCGCAGGGACAGGTGCACCGTATTAATCAGGCAATACCTTACGAAGGAGGTGCGCCATGCCCATCAGTCCTGACGAATTCCTCAAGAAATACGGTTTCGACAAGGACGAAGAGGAGCGGGATCACAGCCTGCGCCATAACGCGATGGAGCACGCAAAACACCTGAAGCGTCCCCACGCTGGCACACCCCATGATTGGGAGGAGTGGGAGCGCTACAAGCAGGAGCATCCCGACGAGGTCGAGGAAGACGACGAGGACAGCAATGGCTGACCTCGGATGACGCTACTGCTCCAGCATTCGCTCTAGGCGCTCATCCTTGGCCCGCCATTGATCCGCCAGCCAGTCCTTCACGTTCCTGCGGTGTTCGGCATCCGTCGAGTAATCCCGCCCTTTCAGGTGTTCCGGGATGGCAACCGTGTGAATTTCCATCTTCACTTCCCTTACCCGGCCACAGATAAAGTCCCAGAAGGTCGGTGCGCCGCCGGGGTAGGCAATGGTCACATCCACCAGGGTCTGGATGGAGTCGCCCATGGCGTCCAGCACAAAAGCAGCACCGCCAGCCTTGGGGGTAAGCAGGTGGGTGTAGGGTGACTTCTGCTTGTCGTGCTTGGCCTGGGTAAAGCGCGTGCCTTCCACGAAGTTCATCACGCTGACGGGGGTGTAGCGGAACTTTTCACAGGCCCGGCGGGTGGCCTTGAGGTCTTCGCCGCGCTTTTCAGGATGCTTGATCAGATATTCCCGGGTGTACCGTTTCATGAACGGGAAATCCAGTCCCCACCAGGCCAGGCCAATGACCGGCACCCAGATCAGCTGCTGCTTCAGGAAAAACTTCAGAAACGGTGCGCGGCGGTTGAACACCCGCTGCATGGCGAAGATATCGACCCAGCTCTGATGATTGCTGAGTACCAGATACCAACTTTCCCGTTTCAGGTTTTCCGCGCCTTTCACATCCCAGCGGGTACCGTGGGTGAGTTTCATCCAGCCGGTGTTGCAGGCCACCCAGGATTCCGAGATCCAGATGATCGCTTTGGTGCAGAGTACACGGAAGCCCTGGTGCGGGATGATCAGTTTAAGCACCGCCGGTATGTAGAGCAGCAGGCACCAGAACAGGGTATTGATTCCCAGCAGGATGGAGTTGAGTACGCCGATAACGGGGGCTGGCAGGAAACTGAGCATGGTGGTCCTGTTTTGGTTGTTGTTGCCAATGGGGTGCAATCATATCAACCACAGGCATGATTGGGCAGTGGCCCGAAGTGACCGGTGTGCCCTGAGTGTGTGACGGTTATGCCATAGCTCATTTCAGACTGCGGGGGTAGCCTTTCCGGAAGACTTTAAGGGCAGGAGTCCGGTGATCAGTGGGCCTACCTGCGCCAGACACGCCGTGAACCCATCCATGGGGGCTCGGCATTGCCATCCTTGGCAATGCACGGTCTGGCACAGGTAGGCCCACTGATCACCCTCTGACCTTTGCGATAACGCTACAATTCCCCATGTATTAAAGTGAGCTTCAAACCCATCATGGACATTCCCATGCCAAACCTCTTCAAATCTGCCGCCGACAGGGCCGCGGGACTCACCCGACAAACGGCGCTGTACGCCGGGAACGCCTTCGACCGGGTTTTCCGCGCCGCCAGTCTGGTACAAGCGGGGCAGACGCCGTTCGAGACGCTGTATACCGACGGGCTGGTCAGTCTGCGGTATTACCCGCCGCTGGCGGAGGATTTCATCGAGCTGGATGGCGAGACCATTGCGGTGGAGCGCACCGCCCACAAGACGCCGATTGTGATTGTGCCGCCACTGGCGGTGAATATGCTGATCTACGATCTGTTTCCCCAGCGCAGTCTGGTGCGTTTCCTGCGGGCGAAGGGCTTTGAGGTGTATCTGATCGACTGGGGCATCCCCACCCGCGAGCACAGTCACTACAACCTGCACACCTACGTGGCGGAGCTGTTGCCGGCGTACCTGAACCGGGTGCGGGAGCACAGTGGTGAGCAGGAGTTGTCGCTGCATGGCTGGAGTATGGGGGGTATGTTCACGCTGTTCTATTCGGCCCTGAGCAAGGATCAGCATATCCGCAACGCGGTGGTTCTGGGCTTGCCCATCGACAGTCATGCCTCCGGTCTGATGGGGCTGATGTACCAGCGCGTGGCGGATGTGGCGGATTTCGTGCGTAAGCGCACCGGGTTTCGCATTCACGATTTGAAGCCACACTGGTTCCATACGCCGGGCTGGGCCAATACCATCGGTTTTAAACTGACCAATCCGATCGGCAGTGTGATGGGCTACTGGGAGCTGATCGTGCGGCTGGGTGACCGGGAGTTTGTCAGCAATCACGCCACAACGTCGGCGTTTCTGGACCGGATGGTAGCGTATCCTGGCGGCATTATTCAGGACACCGTAGTGCGGATCTGGATCGACAATCAGTTGTCGCAGGGCGAGATCCAGATCGGCGAGGACGTTGCCCGCCTGGAGAATGTGAACGCCAACCTGTTGGCCATTGCCGGGCAAGAGGACACGCTGGCGACGCCGGGCGCGGCCAAGCGGGTGATGGATCACGTCAGCTCTACTGACAAGACGTTCCGGGTGGTGCCGGGGGGGCATATGGGCATTCTCGCCGGCAGCAAGGCGCCCCGGGAAAGCTGGCTGGAACTGGCGGATTGGCTTGGGGATCGGTCTGACTGAGCGTTCCTGACTCAGGGTAGCTGGCAGGGTGCTACTATTACGATAAGACTCATTCACGACACCCTACCGAAAAGGAATGGTTTTATGACCCACACGTCAGCGGAAGTAAAGACCGATTCCGACACTCAGGCCCAACGCCAGCGACTGGTTGCCATTGCCCGCGACATTATCCGCAATGAGGGCATGGCCGCGCTCAAATTTGAGGCTCTGGCCGACAAGAGCGATACGCCACTGCCCACCGTCGAATCCCTGTTCGGTGACAAACCCGGCCTGGTCCGTGCGCTCTATGAAGCCTGGGTGGAGGAATGGCAACGGCGACTGATGGCCGCACTCCCCGAGACACCGCCAGAGGCCATACTGCGACAGGCCGCCCACATCTACCGTGAACTGGCCTGCTCCGATCGCGCCCTGTTCCTGGCTGCCAGCACCCCGGTCGCCATTGAAGCCGACCTGTTCGGCGTATTGTCCCGGTCGACCGCCTTTGAGCTGTTTGCCAACTTTCTCAAAACGGGTATGGCGGAGCGCCGGTTCCGTGTCACTGCCGATCCCGAGGCTACCGTCCGGGTCCTGTGGGCGGCCGTGCATGGCGCGGTACTGCTGGAAATCTGTAGCGGCTACGACGAACTGACCGGCAAACGGATGCTGGACGAGGGCATCAGCCTGCTGTCCCGGGGGCTGCAGCGCTGATCAGGTTCCACTAGAGATGCTTCAGGGTTTCGCGCAGCTCTGCAAGACTGGTTACGACCGCTGACGGCTCTATACCCCAGTCCTCGAAGACTTTGTCGGCATCTCTCCGCACCCATACCGCTTTCAATCCCGCAGCCCGTGCACCGATCACGTCCCAGGCATTACTCGATACCAGACATAACGGTTCATCCCACGCGCCCGTTGCTCTTCGGGCATAGGCGTAGACAGCCGGATCGGGCTTGAAGCTCTTGATGTCGTCGACAGAAACCAGCCCCTCGAACTGATCCAGCAAGTCATTGTGGCCCAGGACTTTTTCCAGGGCAGGGTAACTGCCGTTGGAGAAGGCGAACAGCGGATAGTGCCCCTTAAGCGCTTTCAGAGCAGGCAGGGCATCGTCGAAGGCGGGCAGGGAAAGGTAGGCGGCCATCAGTTGATCTTCGCGGTCGCGGGTCAGGGACAGTTTGTGAGCGGCCATGGCATATCGAAGGGCCTGGCGGGTGCATACACCGAAGTCTTCGTAGACTCGCATCAGCCCTTTGCGGAAGGAGAACTCCAGCTGTTTCTCCCGCCACAGGACACTGACAGCCTCTGCGCTTGTGCCGGCGTCCTGAGCCAACAGGTCCGCCATGCCCATGGGATCGACCAGTGTGCCGTATACGTCAAATGCGAGCCTGAGGGTCATGGTGCCTCCTGATATTCTTGAGCGATCACTCGCCATACACTAGTTCAAAGCATCTACGATGTGTATGCGACCAGGGTGGAAGTGGATTACACTGCGATCCATGAACGGCATAGATACATTGAACCTCGATACCCGCTCACTGAGCACCTTTCTGACCGTCCTAGATGAGGGCAGCGTGTCCCGCGCAGCAATTCGTCTGGGGGTCAGCCAGTCGGCGGTCAGTCACACCCTGGACCGGTTGCGTCAGTCGCTGGGAGACCCGCTGTTCGTAAAGTCCGGGCGCGGGATTGCGCCGACCCAGTACGCGCTGCGGGCGGGACCTCATATCCGGCAGATTCTGGATGACCTGCAGTCCCTGTCCAGCGGACCGCCGTTCACGCCAGCGACGGCAGAGTTCACCTTCACCATCGCCGCCAACGATTACCAACGCGATCTTCTGCTCCCCGGGCTGGTCAGCACTCTGCGGCAAGAAGCACCAGGGATTCGACTGCAGGTGATTCCCTCCGGGATTCCGACTGCCGATATGCTGCGAAAGGATGTCTGCGACCTGATCATCTCGCCCCATGCGCCGGAAGCAACGGATATCATGCAGCGGGGTTTGATGGCGGACCGGATGGTGGTGTTCTACGATCCGGACTATCGCGAGCCGCCCCGGGATATGGCCGAGTACCTCAAGGCGGATCATGTCTCCCTACTGTTCGCAGCGGGAGAAAAGCCCGCCCTCGAGACCTCGCTGAATGCCCGCGGACTGACCCGGCGCAATGTGGTGACGGTATCCAATTTCTCCGGTCTGCCGGAATTCCTGCGTGGTACCGATATGCTGGCCACCGCCCCGGAGCGCATGAGTAACCACTTACTCAGGGGCTTCGCCTGGGTTCCCCTGCCCTTTGATTTCAAGCCTTTCACCCTGCTGATGCTCTGGCACCGCCGCAACCAGAACGACCCCGCCCACCGTTGGCTTCGCAATCAGGTGAACGCCGTGGCGGCAACGATGAACGGTCTGAACGATTAATCAATCGATTTTGTTCATACATCGTATGAAGTGTTGGGCCGTTATTCCCGAACTATTGGGGGCGTAAACTCTGTTGACTCTCAGTGGGCCGCAGGGAGCGGGGTGGGGTAAGGGGTCACAAACAGGAACCGTGGCTTCCTTGAACGTTTGTAACCCCTTACCCCAACCCACTCTCTGCTTGCTCACCCTCCGATTAAACCGGGAAACAGTATGCTTGCGCTTACCAGCGTCTGGACGACTATATTACTTGCCGCCGCCGTGGCCCTGGGGCCTTTGGCCACCGATATGTATCTGCCGGCATTGCCGCAG
Proteins encoded in this region:
- a CDS encoding acyltransferase, which translates into the protein MLSFLPAPVIGVLNSILLGINTLFWCLLLYIPAVLKLIIPHQGFRVLCTKAIIWISESWVACNTGWMKLTHGTRWDVKGAENLKRESWYLVLSNHQSWVDIFAMQRVFNRRAPFLKFFLKQQLIWVPVIGLAWWGLDFPFMKRYTREYLIKHPEKRGEDLKATRRACEKFRYTPVSVMNFVEGTRFTQAKHDKQKSPYTHLLTPKAGGAAFVLDAMGDSIQTLVDVTIAYPGGAPTFWDFICGRVREVKMEIHTVAIPEHLKGRDYSTDAEHRRNVKDWLADQWRAKDERLERMLEQ
- a CDS encoding alpha/beta fold hydrolase, yielding MPNLFKSAADRAAGLTRQTALYAGNAFDRVFRAASLVQAGQTPFETLYTDGLVSLRYYPPLAEDFIELDGETIAVERTAHKTPIVIVPPLAVNMLIYDLFPQRSLVRFLRAKGFEVYLIDWGIPTREHSHYNLHTYVAELLPAYLNRVREHSGEQELSLHGWSMGGMFTLFYSALSKDQHIRNAVVLGLPIDSHASGLMGLMYQRVADVADFVRKRTGFRIHDLKPHWFHTPGWANTIGFKLTNPIGSVMGYWELIVRLGDREFVSNHATTSAFLDRMVAYPGGIIQDTVVRIWIDNQLSQGEIQIGEDVARLENVNANLLAIAGQEDTLATPGAAKRVMDHVSSTDKTFRVVPGGHMGILAGSKAPRESWLELADWLGDRSD
- a CDS encoding haloacid dehalogenase type II, whose translation is MTLRLAFDVYGTLVDPMGMADLLAQDAGTSAEAVSVLWREKQLEFSFRKGLMRVYEDFGVCTRQALRYAMAAHKLSLTRDREDQLMAAYLSLPAFDDALPALKALKGHYPLFAFSNGSYPALEKVLGHNDLLDQFEGLVSVDDIKSFKPDPAVYAYARRATGAWDEPLCLVSSNAWDVIGARAAGLKAVWVRRDADKVFEDWGIEPSAVVTSLAELRETLKHL
- a CDS encoding TetR/AcrR family transcriptional regulator, whose translation is MTHTSAEVKTDSDTQAQRQRLVAIARDIIRNEGMAALKFEALADKSDTPLPTVESLFGDKPGLVRALYEAWVEEWQRRLMAALPETPPEAILRQAAHIYRELACSDRALFLAASTPVAIEADLFGVLSRSTAFELFANFLKTGMAERRFRVTADPEATVRVLWAAVHGAVLLEICSGYDELTGKRMLDEGISLLSRGLQR
- a CDS encoding LysR family transcriptional regulator produces the protein MNGIDTLNLDTRSLSTFLTVLDEGSVSRAAIRLGVSQSAVSHTLDRLRQSLGDPLFVKSGRGIAPTQYALRAGPHIRQILDDLQSLSSGPPFTPATAEFTFTIAANDYQRDLLLPGLVSTLRQEAPGIRLQVIPSGIPTADMLRKDVCDLIISPHAPEATDIMQRGLMADRMVVFYDPDYREPPRDMAEYLKADHVSLLFAAGEKPALETSLNARGLTRRNVVTVSNFSGLPEFLRGTDMLATAPERMSNHLLRGFAWVPLPFDFKPFTLLMLWHRRNQNDPAHRWLRNQVNAVAATMNGLND